In one window of Clarias gariepinus isolate MV-2021 ecotype Netherlands chromosome 10, CGAR_prim_01v2, whole genome shotgun sequence DNA:
- the si:dkey-6i22.5 gene encoding polyamine-modulated factor 1 produces MRMSTLGEKKMEDVTRSQSNEPGFTDSGQTSEDGSEQSGVTGDGAGKPAKCEAQRSRLKIFNKVMEKSLQRLIADTSFNRFSHSFHPLCKQNPQMAEVIHKQFISDLQKAIQEDINRVIEEGDLQVKLEELDRLEEQAKDTPGPAWRPSGIPEQDVCSVLIPYHQGQEEYVRRELRKLQKENAALAQRVQSGRETITHTEQRIAAAVDEWKASVADLESFVSSLCQSENF; encoded by the exons ATGAGAATGTCAACACTGGGAGAGAAAAAGATGGAGGACGTCACTCGGAGTCAGTCAAACGAGCCGGGTTTCACAGACTCGGGTCAGACAAGTGAAGACGGGTCGGAACAGAGCGGTGTCACCGGAGACGGCGCGGGTAAACCGGCTAAATGTGAGGCGCAGCGGAGCAGACTGAAAATCTTTAACAAAGTCATGGAGAAAAGCCTTCAGAGACTCATAGCAGATACCAG TTTCAACAGGTTCTCTCACTCCTTCCATCCACTGTGCAAGCAGAATCCACAGATGGCCGAAGTCATCCACAAGCAGTTCATAAGCGATCTGCAGAAAGCCATCCAG GAGGACATAAACAGAGTGATAGAGGAAGGAGACCTGCAAGTGAAACTGGAGGAGTTGGACAGACTTGAAGAGCAGGCAAAAGACACACCAGGACCTGCATG gCGACCTAGTGGAATTCCTGAGCAGGATGTGTGCAGTGTGTTGATCCCGTACCACCAGGGGCAGGAGGAGTATGTGCGCAGAGAGCTGAGGAAGCTACAGAAGGAGAACGCAGCTCTGGCTCAGAGAGTCCAGTCTGGACGAGAAACTattacacacacagaacagcGCATAGCAGCAGCCGTGGATGAGTGGAAG GCATCTGTGGCTGATTTGGAATCGTTTGTCTCATCACTTTGTCAGTCTGAAAATTTCTGA
- the med19a gene encoding mediator of RNA polymerase II transcription subunit 19-A, with product MTEMFSNLFSQNDAQAPPSSAALGFGPGKPAPPHPQSAAPVPPPLSGQLGDEGPTGRKPGVINEPFYLLRELPVGNELTGNTNLITHYNLEHAYNKFCGKKVKEKLSNFLPELPGMIDSPGVQDGSSLRSLIEKPPVCGNSFSPLTGALLTGFRLHTGPLPEQYRLMHIQPPKKKSKHKHRHHRPQDPIPPETPSDSDPKKKKKKRDDDPERKKKKKDKKKKKNRHSPDHPGITGSQPNSNSLR from the exons atgacagaaatgttttcaaatctATTTAGCCAAAACGACGCCCAGGCACCCCCGAGTTCCGCGGCTTTGGGTTTCGGACCGGGAAAACCTGCACCTCCGCACCCGCAGAGCGCAGCCCCGGTGCCGCCTCCGCTCTCAGGACAGCTCGGGGATGAAGGGCCTACTGGGCGAAAACCTGGAGTCATCAATGAACCGTTCTACCTACTGCGAGAACTGCCTG TTGGAAACGAATTAACGGGGAACACAAACCTGATCACACACTACAATCTGGAGCATGCGTACAACAAGTTCTGTGGCAAGAAGGTGAAGGAGAAACTCAGCAACTTCTTACCTGAATTACCAG GTATGATAGACAGTCCAGGAGTTCAGGATGGAAGTTCGTTGCGATCCCTTATAGAGAAACCTCCAGTGTGTGGAAACTCTTTCAGCCCACTAACCGGAGCACTGCTGACAGGATTCAGACTACACACTGGACCG CTTCCGGAGCAGTACAGACTGATGCACATCCAACCTccgaaaaagaaaagcaaacatAAACACAGACATCATCGACCTCAGGATCCCATACCTCCAG AAACACCATCAGACTCCGAccccaagaagaagaagaaaaagagagacgaTGATCCTGAgcgcaaaaagaaaaagaaggacaagaaaaagaaaaag aatcGTCACAGTCCGGATCACCCTGGTATTACTGGCTCTCAACCCAACAGCAATAGTCTGAGATAG